The Clostridia bacterium genome includes a window with the following:
- a CDS encoding aminotransferase class I/II-fold pyridoxal phosphate-dependent enzyme, producing the protein MLNINELWEKYAAFKAMDLSLNMSRGVPAPEQLAVSQEMLTNLATAKDCRTDGIDCRSYGLLTGIPAAKRLFAEMLNVNSDNIIIGGNSSLNMMYDAISRAWCFGVLGGVPWGRLDEVKFLCPVPGYDRHFAICELFGIKMINVDMTPTGPDMDSIEKLVSSDPAIKGIWCVPKYSNPDGTTYSDETVRRFAALKPAAPDFRIFWDDAYCIHDLYDEGDKLLDLQSECEKAGNPDLAYIFGSTSKISFPGSGVAAFASSERNIKDAERIISRQTIGPDKLNQLRHVRFFRDIEGMREHMRKHAALIRPKFEAAIEVLRREFADCPEAASWNEPRGGYFISLNTADGCAGRAFDLASEAGVKLTNVGATFPYRKDPRDRNIRIAPTYPSVEELRTAIELLSVCIKIAYCEKYC; encoded by the coding sequence ATGCTGAACATCAACGAACTCTGGGAAAAATACGCGGCGTTCAAGGCGATGGATCTCTCGCTGAATATGTCGAGAGGCGTGCCCGCGCCGGAGCAGCTCGCGGTCTCGCAGGAAATGCTTACCAACCTCGCGACCGCGAAGGACTGCCGCACCGACGGGATCGACTGCCGCAGCTACGGACTGCTGACCGGCATTCCGGCGGCGAAGCGCCTTTTCGCCGAAATGCTGAACGTCAACAGCGATAACATCATCATCGGCGGCAACTCCAGTTTGAACATGATGTACGACGCCATCTCCCGCGCCTGGTGCTTCGGCGTCCTCGGCGGCGTGCCGTGGGGGAGACTTGACGAAGTCAAGTTCCTCTGTCCCGTGCCGGGCTACGACAGGCACTTCGCCATCTGCGAGCTTTTCGGGATAAAGATGATAAACGTCGATATGACACCGACCGGCCCCGATATGGACTCTATCGAGAAGCTCGTATCCTCCGACCCCGCGATAAAGGGCATCTGGTGCGTGCCGAAATACTCTAATCCCGACGGCACTACCTACTCGGACGAGACCGTCCGCCGCTTCGCCGCGCTGAAGCCAGCGGCGCCGGACTTCCGCATATTCTGGGACGACGCCTACTGCATCCACGATCTCTACGACGAGGGTGATAAGCTGCTCGACCTGCAGAGCGAGTGCGAGAAGGCGGGCAACCCCGACCTTGCTTACATCTTCGGCTCGACGTCGAAGATAAGCTTCCCCGGCAGCGGCGTCGCGGCGTTCGCCTCCAGCGAGCGCAACATAAAGGACGCCGAGCGCATCATCTCGCGTCAGACGATAGGCCCCGACAAGCTCAACCAGCTGCGCCACGTCAGATTCTTCCGCGACATAGAGGGTATGCGCGAGCATATGAGAAAGCACGCCGCGCTGATCCGCCCGAAGTTCGAGGCGGCGATAGAGGTGCTGCGACGCGAGTTCGCGGACTGCCCCGAGGCGGCGAGCTGGAACGAGCCGCGCGGCGGCTACTTCATCTCGCTGAACACCGCTGACGGCTGCGCCGGCAGGGCGTTCGACCTCGCCTCCGAAGCGGGAGTCAAGCTGACGAACGTCGGCGCGACATTCCCGTACCGCAAGGACCCGCGCGACCGCAACATCCGTATCGCGCCGACCTATCCGAGCGTGGAGGAGCTCCGCACCGCGATCGAGCTGCTTTCCGTCTGCATCAAGATCGCCTATTGCGAAAAGTATTGCTGA
- a CDS encoding response regulator transcription factor, producing MEDKRILIADDEEGIRDMVKEYVSLDGFSVDEAADGEEALDLLAKNKYDLLLLDVMMPKANGWTVLRKLRETSNLPVIMLTARGEEYDKLFGFELGADDYMIKPFSPKELLARMKAIIRRSETDKSDDSGKEVDVFGGLKIEYFSRNVYVDGELISLTPKEFELLSFFAHNEHYVFTREQLLSKVWGYDFYGDERTVDTHIKMLRDSLKNYRSYIVTVWGTGYKFETGNTK from the coding sequence ATGGAAGACAAAAGGATCCTCATCGCGGACGATGAAGAAGGCATAAGGGATATGGTCAAGGAGTACGTCAGCCTCGACGGTTTCTCCGTCGACGAGGCCGCCGACGGCGAGGAGGCGCTCGACCTGCTGGCGAAGAACAAATACGACCTGCTCCTGCTCGACGTCATGATGCCGAAAGCCAACGGCTGGACGGTGCTCCGCAAGCTGCGCGAGACCTCCAACCTGCCGGTAATCATGCTCACCGCCAGAGGCGAGGAATACGACAAGCTCTTCGGCTTCGAGCTCGGCGCGGACGACTATATGATCAAGCCCTTCTCCCCGAAGGAGCTGCTCGCCCGCATGAAGGCGATCATCCGCAGATCCGAAACCGACAAGTCCGACGACTCCGGCAAGGAGGTCGACGTCTTCGGCGGGCTGAAGATAGAGTACTTCTCCCGCAACGTCTACGTCGACGGCGAGCTTATCTCGCTTACGCCCAAGGAGTTCGAGCTGCTCAGCTTCTTCGCGCACAACGAGCACTACGTCTTCACTCGCGAACAGCTGCTCTCGAAGGTGTGGGGCTACGACTTCTACGGCGACGAGCGCACCGTGGACACGCATATCAAGATGCTGCGCGACAGTCTGAAAAACTACCGTTCCTACATAGTCACCGTCTGGGGAACGGGCTACAAGTTCGAGACGGGTAACACTAAATAA